Proteins encoded together in one Musa acuminata AAA Group cultivar baxijiao chromosome BXJ3-6, Cavendish_Baxijiao_AAA, whole genome shotgun sequence window:
- the LOC135640048 gene encoding probable glycosyltransferase At5g25310, producing MECRGHGYWSHALLVTLVSSAVILLLFAFNHCSSPISIPAPSASAATVELLRLADSMLLSPPATPIARSSQNLGSNASLLDDHTVHSEGTHRQKQKNEKKKKSDGDDDAVEEELAMARAAIRRAASRRANASSVPAHGEGVPLLSTIYRNPTAFFRSYTEMEKRFRVYVYEEGEPPLVHEGPCKNIYTTEGRFIEEMEITRPDSGGRRRLRTWDPARAHAFFLPFSVTNMVHFIHRPSPYDHTTFKRFVADYVDVIASKHPFWNRSAGADHFMLSCHDWGPHASRSNPNLYENSIRALCNANTSEGFDPRKDVSIPEINLYTGHVPRQLLSPRLPGLASRPYLAFFAGGLHGPIRHLLLRHWKGRDAGLPVHEYLPHGLDYYSFMLRSRFCLCPSGYEVASPRVVEAIYAECVPVIISKSYVLPFSDVLRWESFSVSVAVEDIPRLKQVLEGVSMAELSRLRDGVKAVKRHFVLNQPAKRFDVFHMILHSVWLRRLNIKLV from the exons ATGGAATGCCGCGGCCATGGCTACTGGAGCCATGCCCTCCTCGTCACCCTCGTCTCCTCCGCTGTCATTCTCCTCCTCTTTGCCTTCAACCACTGTTCGAGTCCGATCAGTATCCCTGCCCCCTCAGCCTCGGCTGCCACTGTCGAGCTGCTACGCCTCGCCGACTCTATGCTCCTTTCGCCGCCGGCCACGCCGATCGCTAGATCTTCGCAAAACCTAGGCTCTAATGCCAGTCTTCTCGACGATCATACCGTTCATTCTGAAGGAACTCACCGTCAG AAGCAGAAGaacgagaagaagaaaaagagcgaTGGCGATGATGACGCGGTGGAAGAGGAACTGGCCATGGCACGGGCGGCGATCAGAAGAGCTGCCTCCCGACGAGCAAACGCCTCCTCGGTTCCTGCTCACGGCGAAGGCGTGCCTCTACTATCTACCATCTACCGGAACCCCACAGCATTCTTCCG GAGCTACACGGAGATGGAGAAGAGGTTCAGAGTGTATGTCTACGAAGAGGGGGAGCCGCCGCTGGTGCACGAGGGGCCATGCAAGAACATCTACACCACCGAGGGGAGGTTCATAGAGGAAATGGAGATCACCCGCCCGGACTCCGGCGGCAGACGACGGCTAAGGACATGGGATCCGGCGCGAGCTCATGCGTTCTTCCTCCCCTTCAGCGTCACCAACATGGTCCACTTCATCCACCGCCCGTCGCCGTACGACCACACCACGTTCAAACGATTCGTCGCCGACTACGTCGACGTCATCGCGTCGAAGCATCCCTTCTGGAATCGCTCCGCCGGGGCCGATCACTTCATGCTCTCTTGCCATGACTGG GGTCCTCATGCATCAAGATCCAATCCTAACCTCTACGAGAACTCCATCCGAGCCCTTTGCAACGCCAACACCTCCGAAGGCTTCGATCCACGGAAGGACGTCAGCATCCCGGAGATCAACCTATACACCGGTCACGTCCCCCGCCAGCTCCTGTCCCCTCGGCTCCCCGGCCTCGCTTCCCGCCCCTACCTCGCCTTCTTCGCCGGCGGCCTTCACGGCCCCatccgccacctcctcctccgccactgGAAGGGCCGCGACGCCGGCCTCCCAGTTCACGAGTACCTCCCCCACGGCCTCGACTACTACTCCTTCATGCTCAGGTCCCGCTTCTGCCTCTGCCCGAGCGGGTACGAGGTGGCGAGCCCCAGGGTGGTGGAGGCCATCTACGCCGAGTGCGTGCCGGTGATCATATCGAAGAGCTACGTGCTGCCGTTCAGCGATGTGCTGAGGTGGGAGTCGTTCTCGGTGTCGGTCGCGGTGGAGGACATACCGAGGCTGAAGCAAGTCCTCGAAGGCGTATCGATGGCGGAGCTGAGTAGGCTGAGGGATGGGGTGAAGGCAGTGAAGCGCCACTTCGTGTTGAACCAACCAGCGAAGAGGTTTGATGTGTTCCATATGATCCTGCACTCGGTGTGGTTGAGGAGGCTCAACATAAAGCTGGTGTGA